The following is a genomic window from Elstera cyanobacteriorum.
AAATTGCAGCGCACGGTTTTCGTTGATCGCAAGCGCGGCTCCACCCATACCCAGCGCGATGATATCGTCAGCCGCTTGCAGGATGGCGATAATCTGATCCTGTTCCCGGAAGGCACCAGCAGCGACGGTAACCGCGTGTTGCCGTTCAAAAGCGCCTTGTTCAGCGTGGCCGCCCTCGAGACCGGGCATGGGCCGCTGGTGGTTCAGCCCGTGTCGGTCGCCTATACCAAGATCAACGGCATGCCGATGGGCCGGGCGCTGCGCCCGTTCTTGGCGTGGTATGGTGATATGGACCTAGGGCCACACCTCGTGCGTCTCGCTGGTCTCGGGCGCGTTACGGTCGCGGTGACGTTCCACCCGCCCGTCACGCTGCTCGGCCTCGGGAGCCGCAAAGCCCTTTCCGCCCATTGCGAAAGCACGATTGCCGCCGGGCTTGCCGCCGCGCTGTCGGGCCGGTCGCTTCCTCCTCCCGCCTCTGATCCCGCCCTGGTGCCCCAATGAGCGTTAGCCTTTTCGATTTGTTCAAGGTCGGGCTTGGCCCGTCCAGTTCCCATACCGTCGGGCCAATGAAGGCGGGGGTCCGCTTCGGCGAGGCGCTGGCCGCCGCCGGGCTATTGCCGCGCGTCGCCCAGGTGCGGGCGGAACTCTTCGGCTCCCTCGCCTTAACCGGCAAAGGGCACGCCACCGATAGCGCCGTGATCCTGGGGCTGGCGGGGCATCTGCCCGATAAGATCGACCCGGATCAGGTGGCGCCCTTGCTTGCGGGGATTGCCGCCGAGCAGAGTCTGCCGCTGGCGGGGGCCTTCCCGGTGCCCTTCGTTGAAGCCCGCGATCTTCTGTTCCAAATGGCGGAAACCCTGCCGCGCCATACCAATGGCCTGCGCTTTACCGCCTATGATGCCGAGGGCGGCGAGCTGCTAAGCCGCATTACCTATTCGGTCGGTGGCGGCTTTATTCTGGACGAGGCGGAGTTCGATCAGGTCGCGGCGGCGCGTGGCCCCGTGCTGCCCTTCCCGTTCAATTCTGGGGCGGAACTGCTGGGCATGGGCATGACCTCCGGCCTCAGCATCGCCCAAATGGTTATGGCCAATGAGTTGGCCCTGCGCCCACGGGCCGAGGTGGAGGAGCATCTGCGCCGGGTATGGGAGGCGATGCAGGCCTGTGTGAAGCGCGGCCTATCGACCGAAGGCATTCTGCCGGGCGGCTTGCGCGTCAAACGCCGGGCGCCTGGGTTGCACCGGGCGATGCAGCGCAGCCTTGCCGCCAATCAACCGTCGCCGACCTTGGCCTTCGAGCGCGCCAGCCTCTACGCTATCGCCGTGAACGAGGAAAACGCCTGCGGGGGGCGCGTCGTTACCGCGCCGACCAATGGCGCCGCCGGGTTGATCCCCGCCGTGCTGCATTATTTCAAGGATTGTTGGCCCGAGCTGGCGCAGGAAGAGAAAATCTTCGAATTCCTGCTGACCGCGACCGCCATCGGCAGCCTGTTTAAAACCCGCGCGTCGATTTCCGGGGCGGAGGTTGGCTGCCAGGGCGAAGTCGGCGTTGCCTGTTCAATGGCCGCCGCTGGGCTTGCCGCCGCGCTAGGCGGCAGCAATGCGCAGATCGAGAATGCCGCCGAAATCGGCATGGAGCATAACCTGGGGCTAACCTGCGACCCCATCGCCGGCCTCGTGCAAATCCCATGCATCGAGCGCAATGCCATGGGGGCGGTGAAAGCCATCAATGCCGCCGCGCTGGCCCTACAGGGCGACGGCACGCACCGGGTGTCGCTGGATCAGGTGATCGAAACCATGCGCCAGACTGGTCACGACATGATGACCAAATATAAGGAAACCGCCCAGGGCGGCCTCGCGGTCAACGTGGTGGCCTGCTAGCGCGCTTCATGCCTTACAAGGGGGGGATCAGAGGGTTTCCCCTCAGATCACACTCTCTTCCAAAGCGGCTTCTTCCGCCCGTCCCGTGCCGCCAAGCAGGCGGCCAAGGACGTGGAAGCCGCGTTCAATATCCTCCCGCCCGCGCGGCGTCCCCAGGGCGAGGCGTAGCCCGTCGCTGACCGTGCGGCCTACGCAAAAGGCGGCGGTGGGCGATAGGATCACCCCATCGCGGCGGGCGGCGGCGATCAGCACATCGTCGCGCCAGCCTTCCGGCAGATCGAGCCAGAGGTGGTAGGAGCTTGGGTGCGTCGGGCGCGGGCTTAGGCCGTACCCGCCCAAGACGCGGCGGGCGATGGCTTGGCGGGCGGCGGCTTCCAGGCGCTTTTCGGCAATCAGACGCTGGGCCGTGCCACTATCGACCCAGAGGCGGACGATTTCGGCCATCAGCGGCGGCGCCATCCAGACGGTGGTGCGCACACCGGTGGCGATGCGGGTTGCCGCTTCCGGCGGGGCAACAAGCGCGCCGATGCGCAGGCCCGCCGCCAAACTCTTCGAGGTAGAATTGAGGTAATAGACCTGATCCGGCGCATAGCTGCGCAGTGGCAGCGGCGCTTCGGGCACGAGGAAGCCATAGACATCATCTTCCAAGATCGCGACGCGATAGCGCTGGGCGATCTCGGCAATCTCTGCCCGGCGGGCGGCGCTCCAGATGATTGCCGTCGGGTTTTGCAGCGTCGGCATGCAGTAGAGCGCCTTCACCAGCCCCTCGCGGCAAGCGGCGTCGAAAGCGTCGGGCAGAATGCCCTCGGCGTCGCCCGGCAGGCCCTTTAAGCGTAAGTGCATCAAGCGCGCCGCCGACTTCAGCCCGCCATAGGTCAGCGCGTCGCAGGCGATGGTATCGCCCGGCGCGGCAACGGCGGATAGGGCCATGAGCAGCGCATGCTGCGCGCCGGAGGTCAGGAAGACGCTTTCCGGCAGTGGCTCGAACCCGGGACGGGAGAGGAAGCGCGCCATCGCCGCACGATGATCGGCCATGCCGAGGTGCGGTTGATAGGCCAGGAAGGGTTCGACCGCGCCGCCCTGGGCGATTTCGGCCAGGGTTTCACTCAGGCACCGCGCTTCACTGCCGCAATTGTTTCCCGACACATTGATCGCAAGGTCGATCAATGTGTCGCTATTGGTCAGCGCCGTCGCCGCCACTTGTTCCAGGCGTGGGCGGACAAAGGTGCCGCGCCCAACCTCGCCCCCGATGAGCCCGCGCTTTTCCGCCTCCGAATAGGCGCGCGTTACCGTGCCGACGGTGACTTTCAGCCGATAGGCAAGCTCGCGATGGGTCGGTAGGCGGGTGCCGCTCGGCAGGCGGTTTTGCTCGATATCCTCCGCCAGCGCATCGGCAATTGCCTTATAGCGCGGCCCCCGAAACCGGCTGAGATCGGGCAGCCAGAGATCGCCGGGGCGA
Proteins encoded in this region:
- a CDS encoding lysophospholipid acyltransferase family protein, which translates into the protein MSGLMAGIGSLPLAVFRLVVYLLFTALCMPVQALAVAWKLPLRSRFPVWYHRRCLRLLGVELEVTGTPSHAHPTLFVANHGGYLDISILGALIPGSFVAKSEVGTWPLFGWLAKLQRTVFVDRKRGSTHTQRDDIVSRLQDGDNLILFPEGTSSDGNRVLPFKSALFSVAALETGHGPLVVQPVSVAYTKINGMPMGRALRPFLAWYGDMDLGPHLVRLAGLGRVTVAVTFHPPVTLLGLGSRKALSAHCESTIAAGLAAALSGRSLPPPASDPALVPQ
- a CDS encoding L-serine ammonia-lyase; amino-acid sequence: MSVSLFDLFKVGLGPSSSHTVGPMKAGVRFGEALAAAGLLPRVAQVRAELFGSLALTGKGHATDSAVILGLAGHLPDKIDPDQVAPLLAGIAAEQSLPLAGAFPVPFVEARDLLFQMAETLPRHTNGLRFTAYDAEGGELLSRITYSVGGGFILDEAEFDQVAAARGPVLPFPFNSGAELLGMGMTSGLSIAQMVMANELALRPRAEVEEHLRRVWEAMQACVKRGLSTEGILPGGLRVKRRAPGLHRAMQRSLAANQPSPTLAFERASLYAIAVNEENACGGRVVTAPTNGAAGLIPAVLHYFKDCWPELAQEEKIFEFLLTATAIGSLFKTRASISGAEVGCQGEVGVACSMAAAGLAAALGGSNAQIENAAEIGMEHNLGLTCDPIAGLVQIPCIERNAMGAVKAINAAALALQGDGTHRVSLDQVIETMRQTGHDMMTKYKETAQGGLAVNVVAC
- a CDS encoding PLP-dependent aminotransferase family protein is translated as MTAMLETYARPAAALPHRPGDLWLPDLSRFRGPRYKAIADALAEDIEQNRLPSGTRLPTHRELAYRLKVTVGTVTRAYSEAEKRGLIGGEVGRGTFVRPRLEQVAATALTNSDTLIDLAINVSGNNCGSEARCLSETLAEIAQGGAVEPFLAYQPHLGMADHRAAMARFLSRPGFEPLPESVFLTSGAQHALLMALSAVAAPGDTIACDALTYGGLKSAARLMHLRLKGLPGDAEGILPDAFDAACREGLVKALYCMPTLQNPTAIIWSAARRAEIAEIAQRYRVAILEDDVYGFLVPEAPLPLRSYAPDQVYYLNSTSKSLAAGLRIGALVAPPEAATRIATGVRTTVWMAPPLMAEIVRLWVDSGTAQRLIAEKRLEAAARQAIARRVLGGYGLSPRPTHPSSYHLWLDLPEGWRDDVLIAAARRDGVILSPTAAFCVGRTVSDGLRLALGTPRGREDIERGFHVLGRLLGGTGRAEEAALEESVI